A genomic stretch from Perognathus longimembris pacificus isolate PPM17 chromosome 5, ASM2315922v1, whole genome shotgun sequence includes:
- the LOC125351727 gene encoding acyl-protein thioesterase 1-like, whose product MCGNNMSAPLPAVMPAARKATAAVIFLHGLGDTGHRWAEAFAGIRSSHIKYICPHAPIMPVTLNMNMAMPSWFDIIGLSPESQEDEYGIKQASENVKALIEQEVKNGIPSNRIILGGFSQRGALSLYTALTMQQKLAGVTALSCWLPLRTSFLQGPISGTNRDISILQCHGDCDPLVPLMFCSLTVEKLKTLVNPANVTFKTYEGMMHS is encoded by the coding sequence ATGTGCGGCAATAACATGTCTGCCCCGCTGCCCGCCGTCATGCCCGCCGCCCGCAAGGCCACCGCCGCGGTTATTTTCCTTCATGGATTGGGAGATACTGGGCACAGATGGGCAGAAGCCTTTGCAGGTATCAGAAGTTCACATATCAAATACATCTGCCCACATGCGCCAATTATGCCTGTTACATTAAATATGAATATGGCTATGCCTTCATGGTTTGATATTATTGGGCTTTCACCAGAATCCCAGGAAGATGAATATGGAATTAAGCAGGCATCAGAAAATGTAAAAGCTTTGATAGAGCAAGAGGTAAAGAATGGTATTCCTTCTAACAGAATTATTTTAGGAGGATTTTCTCAGAGAGGAGCTTTATCTTTATACACTGCTCTCACCATGCAGCAGAAACTGGCAGGCGTCACTGCACTGAGTTGCTGGCTTCCACTAAGGACTTCCTTTCTACAGGGTCCTATAAGTGGCACTAATAGAGATATTTCTATTCTCCAGTGCCATGGGGATTGTGATCCTTTAGTTCCCCTAATGTTTTGTTCTCTGACTGttgaaaaactgaaaacattgGTCAATCCAGCCAATGTGACTTTCAAAACATATGAAGGCATGATGCACAGTTAA